A stretch of Pseudomonadota bacterium DNA encodes these proteins:
- a CDS encoding integrase arm-type DNA-binding domain-containing protein, giving the protein MPLNQLKIQNAKPKEKPYKLGDSGGLYLYVTPTGGRCWRFKYRWLNKEKVLSFGLYPDLSLAEAREKRDDARKLKAKNIDPAEYKKQQRQLAITKDRNTFEHVAREWHEWKWAKKSPYYAKQIMQRLQNDVFPKIGNRPISAITAAELLKVARAIEDRGALELSRRAVQICGQVFQYAIITERAESNPSINLRGFLKTGERKHRAYVTKQELPSFVEALEAYDGSDKTKLAIKLLMLTMVRPNELCQAQWSEIDLDGAQWLIPADRMKMRTAHLVPLSAQACEILRLLKRLGLQRKSAYVFPNERAVTKGMTSNTLLFALYAMGFKDRATSHGFRATASTILNESGLFERDVIERQLAHQERNRVRAAYDHAEHFPARRNMMQWWGDTLSQAGLR; this is encoded by the coding sequence ATGCCGCTTAATCAGCTCAAAATCCAAAATGCAAAACCGAAGGAAAAGCCTTATAAGTTAGGCGACAGTGGCGGTTTATATCTCTATGTTACGCCCACAGGAGGTAGATGCTGGCGTTTTAAGTACCGCTGGTTAAACAAAGAGAAGGTTTTGTCCTTCGGTTTGTACCCCGATTTGTCCCTTGCTGAGGCTCGTGAGAAGCGAGACGATGCTCGAAAGCTGAAAGCCAAGAATATCGACCCAGCCGAGTATAAAAAGCAGCAGCGCCAGCTGGCTATCACCAAGGATCGCAATACTTTCGAGCATGTTGCTCGCGAGTGGCACGAATGGAAATGGGCAAAGAAATCGCCCTATTACGCAAAGCAAATCATGCAGCGCCTGCAGAATGACGTTTTTCCCAAAATTGGTAACCGTCCAATCAGCGCCATTACAGCCGCTGAGCTTCTAAAGGTCGCGCGGGCGATTGAAGACCGTGGGGCACTCGAATTGTCGCGCAGAGCAGTACAAATTTGTGGGCAAGTATTCCAATATGCTATCATTACAGAACGCGCAGAGAGCAACCCCTCTATCAATCTTCGTGGTTTTTTAAAGACAGGCGAGAGAAAGCACCGTGCCTATGTTACCAAACAAGAACTGCCGTCGTTTGTAGAAGCACTAGAAGCTTACGATGGCAGCGATAAAACCAAATTAGCGATCAAGCTTCTTATGTTGACGATGGTGCGCCCGAATGAACTCTGTCAGGCACAATGGTCTGAAATCGACTTAGATGGCGCACAGTGGCTCATTCCTGCTGATCGCATGAAAATGCGTACAGCACATCTTGTTCCGCTCTCAGCGCAAGCATGCGAGATATTGCGCCTCTTAAAGCGCCTAGGGCTGCAACGTAAGTCTGCCTATGTTTTTCCTAACGAGCGGGCTGTTACAAAAGGCATGACCAGCAACACGCTACTATTTGCCCTCTATGCGATGGGTTTCAAAGATAGAGCGACGTCGCATGGCTTCCGCGCTACAGCATCAACGATTCTCAATGAAAGCGGTCTATTCGAACGCGACGTAATTGAGCGCCAGCTTGCACACCAGGAGCGCAACCGCGTTCGTGCTGCTTACGACCATGCGGAACATTTCCCCGCGCGCCGCAACATGATGCAGTGGTGGGGAGATACCTTAAGTCAAGCTGGCCTACGCTAG
- a CDS encoding GIY-YIG nuclease family protein: MMKTISNLASPWIVYILQCADGSLYTGITTDLAVRLEKHANGTGAKYTRGRGPYAVIFTEHHLTKSEALKREIEIKRLSKADKWRLQPSE; the protein is encoded by the coding sequence ATGATGAAAACCATTTCCAATCTGGCCTCACCGTGGATCGTTTATATCCTGCAATGCGCGGATGGAAGCCTGTATACGGGCATCACCACTGACCTTGCGGTGCGGTTGGAAAAGCATGCGAATGGCACGGGCGCTAAGTATACCCGAGGGCGCGGGCCGTATGCAGTAATTTTTACGGAGCATCACCTGACAAAAAGTGAGGCCCTGAAACGCGAGATAGAAATCAAGCGCCTCAGCAAAGCTGACAAATGGCGGCTGCAGCCTTCCGAGTGA
- a CDS encoding zinc-binding alcohol dehydrogenase family protein → MKAFTYHTAHALDQFSLALQTVAQPALQPTDLRVQVKAFSFNPVDYKIRQSRSAADGVPVILGWDAAGIVEAVGANVTGFAPGDAVYYAGEFNRSGSYAQQQLVDYRLAAHKPASLDFADAAALPLTAVTAYEALFERNITYTADSHVLVIGGAGGVGSMAVQWLKALTPATVIATATRPDTIAWVKQMGADHVIGRDLPSELARLGIPALDVIFSTTHTKDYLSVIPQLLRPFGHLAVIDDPETLDIRPFKTKALSVHWEYMFSKAMYGYMPETQGATLAQLATLVDAARIKTTRTKTLSATVENLRLAHETLEHGTAFGKWVMAW, encoded by the coding sequence ATGAAAGCCTTTACCTACCACACAGCCCACGCGCTTGACCAATTCAGCCTGGCGCTGCAAACCGTTGCGCAACCTGCCCTCCAGCCCACCGACCTGCGGGTTCAGGTGAAAGCCTTCTCGTTTAACCCGGTTGATTACAAAATCCGCCAGAGCCGCAGCGCGGCGGACGGCGTACCCGTGATTTTAGGGTGGGATGCAGCAGGCATCGTCGAAGCCGTTGGGGCCAATGTCACCGGCTTCGCACCCGGCGATGCGGTCTATTATGCCGGAGAGTTCAATCGCAGTGGCAGCTATGCGCAACAACAGCTGGTCGATTACCGCTTAGCCGCCCATAAACCTGCATCGCTCGATTTTGCGGACGCAGCCGCGTTGCCCCTCACCGCCGTCACCGCCTATGAGGCATTGTTTGAGCGCAATATCACCTATACGGCCGATAGCCACGTGCTTGTCATTGGGGGCGCCGGCGGCGTCGGATCCATGGCCGTGCAATGGCTGAAGGCGCTCACACCGGCCACCGTTATCGCCACCGCCACCCGGCCCGATACCATTGCCTGGGTGAAGCAGATGGGCGCCGACCATGTGATTGGCCGCGACCTGCCATCCGAACTAGCGCGCCTGGGCATTCCCGCGCTCGATGTCATCTTCAGCACCACCCACACCAAGGATTACCTATCGGTGATCCCCCAGCTGCTGCGGCCATTCGGGCATCTTGCCGTCATCGATGATCCCGAGACCCTGGATATCCGCCCCTTCAAAACCAAGGCGCTCTCGGTGCATTGGGAGTATATGTTCAGCAAAGCCATGTACGGCTACATGCCCGAAACCCAAGGCGCAACCCTCGCCCAACTGGCAACACTGGTGGATGCAGCACGCATCAAAACCACCCGCACAAAAACCTTATCCGCCACCGTCGAAAACCTGCGTCTCGCCCATGAAACATTGGAGCACGGCACCGCATTCGGCAAATGGGTGATGGCCTGGTAG
- a CDS encoding DUF2474 domain-containing protein: MNICIERAGRWFEAHPKARQWAWFVALWCGGLGTVMAAAYPIKWLIRSMG, encoded by the coding sequence ATGAACATATGTATTGAGCGGGCAGGGCGCTGGTTTGAAGCGCACCCCAAAGCGCGGCAATGGGCATGGTTCGTCGCCCTGTGGTGCGGTGGTTTAGGCACGGTGATGGCTGCGGCTTATCCCATCAAATGGTTGATACGGTCGATGGGGTAG
- the cydB gene encoding cytochrome d ubiquinol oxidase subunit II, which translates to MFDFSSAMDLPLIWGVLIATAIFLYVLLDGFDLGIGIIFPFAPSDKCRDRMMNSIAPFWDGNETWLVLGGGGLFAAFPLAYSVLLPAFYMPIIMMLLGLILRGVAFEFRFKAHGKSRRIWDYAFHYGSLSAAFCQGMILGAFVQGVSVDGRDFSGGPFDWATGFSLMTGIAVVFGYALLGSTWLVMKTEDVTMEWARKVASYVLGFVGIFMALVSIAMPFLNAQIKSFWFSSPNIYYLLPIPLITMALFALVWRDLHRQKREYRPFLCSIGIFLMGYLGLGISIFPWIIPFQYTIWDAAASGPGLSLMLCGVAPLLPVILGYTGYCYYIFRGKSSHEHMY; encoded by the coding sequence ATGTTTGATTTTTCTTCCGCGATGGATTTGCCGCTTATCTGGGGTGTGCTGATTGCGACGGCGATTTTCCTGTATGTGCTGCTCGATGGGTTCGATCTGGGCATCGGCATTATTTTTCCTTTCGCGCCGTCGGATAAATGCCGCGACCGGATGATGAACTCCATCGCCCCGTTCTGGGATGGGAATGAAACATGGCTGGTGCTGGGCGGGGGGGGCTTGTTCGCGGCATTTCCGCTGGCCTATTCGGTGTTGCTGCCGGCGTTTTATATGCCGATCATTATGATGCTGCTTGGCCTCATCCTGCGTGGTGTGGCGTTCGAGTTCCGCTTCAAAGCGCATGGAAAATCGAGGCGTATCTGGGATTATGCGTTCCATTATGGGTCGCTGAGTGCGGCGTTCTGCCAGGGGATGATTCTGGGCGCGTTCGTGCAAGGGGTGTCGGTCGATGGCCGTGATTTCTCGGGCGGCCCATTCGATTGGGCGACGGGTTTCAGCCTGATGACCGGCATCGCCGTGGTGTTTGGTTATGCGCTGCTTGGCTCCACCTGGCTGGTGATGAAAACCGAAGATGTGACCATGGAATGGGCGCGCAAAGTGGCGTCGTATGTGCTCGGCTTTGTGGGTATTTTCATGGCGCTGGTGAGCATTGCCATGCCGTTTCTCAATGCCCAGATCAAGAGCTTCTGGTTCAGCAGCCCCAATATTTATTACCTGCTGCCGATCCCGCTGATAACGATGGCACTGTTTGCTTTGGTGTGGCGCGACCTGCATCGCCAGAAGCGTGAATACCGGCCGTTCCTTTGCAGTATTGGCATTTTCCTGATGGGGTATCTGGGGTTGGGCATCAGCATTTTTCCGTGGATCATTCCGTTCCAATACACGATCTGGGATGCGGCGGCTTCCGGGCCGGGCCTGTCGCTGATGCTGTGTGGCGTGGCGCCGTTATTGCCGGTCATTCTGGGGTACACCGGCTATTGTTATTACATTTTCCGGGGAAAAAGTAGCCATGAACATATGTATTGA
- a CDS encoding cytochrome ubiquinol oxidase subunit I, with translation MDFDPILLARIQFAFTISFHIVFPALSIGLASFLAVVEWRWLATGDERYRDLYKFWIKIFAVAFGMGVVSGVVMSYQFGTNWSVFSDRVANVLGPLLGFEVLTAFFLEASFLGIMLFGWGRVSQRMHFVSTCIVAIGTLISAFWILSANSWMQTPQGFSIAADGRLMPTNWLEIIFNPSFPYRLAHMVTAAYLSTAFVVGGVGAFYLWKKRHLPQARLMLGMATIMAALVAPAQVLIGDMHGLNTLKYQPAKVAAMEGIWETGKGVPLLLFAVPNEKERRNDFEVGIPKAASLILTHDPDGEIKGLNAFEGKHPPVKPVFFAFRVMVGLGMLMVLIGVVSAVQYFRGRLFTTRWLQGWWMLMMPSGFIALLAGWFVTEIGRQPYTAYGIILTSHSVSPAILGPQVAWSLLAFVVMYVFVFGAGSYYILKLIGKGIPAAEEKEQFYRHSVEATVTKAATTKGEHDV, from the coding sequence ATGGACTTCGATCCGATTTTACTCGCGCGGATTCAGTTCGCATTCACGATCAGCTTTCATATCGTGTTCCCGGCACTCAGCATTGGGTTGGCGAGTTTTCTTGCCGTGGTGGAGTGGCGTTGGCTGGCCACGGGCGACGAGCGCTACCGGGATCTTTATAAATTCTGGATCAAGATTTTTGCGGTCGCGTTTGGCATGGGCGTCGTCTCGGGCGTGGTGATGTCGTATCAATTTGGCACGAACTGGTCGGTGTTTTCGGATCGGGTGGCTAATGTGCTGGGGCCATTGCTTGGGTTTGAGGTGTTGACGGCGTTTTTCCTCGAAGCCTCGTTCCTTGGCATTATGCTTTTTGGCTGGGGGCGCGTCAGCCAGCGGATGCATTTTGTTTCCACCTGCATTGTGGCCATTGGCACGTTGATTTCTGCCTTCTGGATTCTTTCGGCGAACAGTTGGATGCAGACGCCGCAGGGCTTCAGCATCGCAGCGGATGGGCGGTTGATGCCGACCAACTGGCTGGAGATTATTTTCAATCCATCGTTCCCGTATCGCCTGGCGCATATGGTGACGGCGGCCTATCTCAGCACGGCGTTTGTGGTGGGCGGGGTGGGCGCGTTTTACCTTTGGAAGAAACGGCATCTGCCGCAGGCGCGGTTGATGCTTGGCATGGCAACCATCATGGCGGCGCTGGTGGCGCCCGCGCAGGTGCTGATCGGCGATATGCATGGGTTGAACACGCTGAAATACCAGCCGGCAAAAGTGGCGGCGATGGAGGGGATCTGGGAGACGGGCAAAGGCGTGCCGCTGCTGCTGTTTGCCGTGCCCAACGAGAAGGAGCGCCGCAATGATTTTGAAGTGGGCATTCCCAAAGCCGCAAGCCTGATTCTGACCCATGATCCCGATGGTGAAATCAAGGGGCTGAACGCATTTGAAGGCAAACACCCACCGGTGAAGCCGGTGTTCTTTGCCTTCCGCGTGATGGTGGGGCTGGGCATGCTGATGGTGCTGATTGGTGTGGTGAGCGCGGTGCAGTATTTCCGTGGCAGGCTGTTCACCACCCGTTGGCTGCAGGGGTGGTGGATGCTGATGATGCCATCGGGTTTCATCGCGCTGCTGGCGGGGTGGTTTGTGACCGAGATTGGCCGGCAACCCTATACGGCATATGGCATCATTCTCACCTCCCACTCGGTATCGCCGGCGATTCTTGGGCCTCAGGTAGCGTGGTCGTTGCTGGCGTTTGTGGTGATGTATGTGTTCGTGTTCGGTGCGGGCAGTTACTATATCCTGAAGCTAATCGGCAAGGGCATCCCGGCGGCGGAAGAGAAAGAGCAGTTCTACCGTCACAGTGTTGAAGCGACGGTGACGAAAGCGGCGACGACCAAGGGAGAGCACGATGTTTGA
- a CDS encoding GbsR/MarR family transcriptional regulator translates to MSMKLTPIIQSFVLHFGEMGSRWGINRTVGQIYALLYVSPTPLNAEDIAEALGFSRSNVSMGLKELDSWRLTRMKHLPGDRRDYFTTPDDVWEIVRTLVEERRKREIEPTLSMLRDVMLENPSGAAERHAQEKMREMHDLIEMLTGWYQDMQKMETERLVNLLKLGSKVYKLYEMKDKIPFIPAGKKKKGKR, encoded by the coding sequence ATGTCTATGAAGCTGACCCCGATCATTCAGTCGTTTGTGCTCCATTTTGGTGAAATGGGCAGCCGCTGGGGCATTAACCGCACGGTGGGGCAGATCTATGCGCTGCTTTACGTTTCGCCGACGCCGCTGAATGCGGAGGACATTGCCGAGGCGCTGGGCTTCTCGCGTTCGAATGTCAGCATGGGGCTGAAGGAGCTGGATAGCTGGCGCCTGACGCGCATGAAGCATTTGCCGGGGGATCGCCGCGATTATTTCACGACGCCCGACGATGTGTGGGAGATTGTGCGCACTTTGGTGGAGGAGCGTCGCAAGCGCGAAATCGAGCCGACGCTTTCCATGCTGCGCGATGTGATGCTGGAAAACCCATCCGGTGCGGCGGAACGGCACGCGCAGGAAAAAATGCGGGAGATGCATGACCTGATCGAGATGCTCACCGGCTGGTATCAGGACATGCAGAAAATGGAGACGGAGCGGCTGGTGAACCTGCTGAAGCTGGGTTCCAAAGTCTACAAGCTTTATGAAATGAAGGATAAAATTCCCTTTATTCCCGCGGGCAAAAAGAAGAAGGGGAAACGCTAA
- the prs gene encoding ribose-phosphate diphosphokinase, translated as MSIVVNGKEIQHFNFPGGECHVRLGDISIGDTVAIIAHLYNADDILRLLLSVNAIRTVNPHAVIDLTLPYFPYARQDRVCNPGEAFSAKVMADLINSMALRQVRICDPHSQITVDLIERCHVIGQADILAGSAVEQLIREKSLTLISPDKGAAVRIQPVLHYLQAQGIAADSCFCTKVRDPLTGEITKTDIPENVAGKDFIMIDDICDGGRTFIELAKVLKEHGAGALYLYVTHGIFSKGLDVLRPYFNHVYCLHSFLAPTERDDQFLTMMEYLYA; from the coding sequence ATGAGCATTGTTGTAAACGGCAAAGAAATACAGCATTTTAACTTCCCTGGCGGGGAATGCCACGTAAGGCTGGGCGATATTAGCATTGGCGATACGGTTGCCATCATCGCCCATCTCTACAATGCGGACGATATCCTGCGGCTATTGCTGAGCGTCAATGCCATTCGGACCGTCAATCCCCACGCGGTGATCGATCTCACCCTCCCCTACTTCCCGTATGCGCGGCAGGACCGGGTATGCAACCCCGGCGAAGCATTCAGCGCGAAGGTGATGGCAGATTTAATCAACAGCATGGCATTACGCCAGGTGCGCATCTGCGACCCCCATTCGCAAATCACCGTGGATTTGATCGAACGCTGCCACGTAATCGGGCAAGCGGACATCCTTGCCGGGAGCGCCGTCGAGCAGCTCATTCGCGAAAAAAGCCTCACCCTGATTTCGCCCGACAAAGGGGCCGCCGTGCGCATTCAGCCGGTGCTGCACTATTTGCAGGCGCAAGGCATCGCTGCGGATAGCTGTTTCTGCACCAAGGTCCGCGACCCGTTGACCGGTGAAATCACCAAAACGGATATTCCTGAAAACGTGGCCGGCAAAGACTTCATCATGATCGACGATATCTGCGACGGCGGCCGCACCTTCATCGAACTTGCCAAAGTGCTGAAAGAGCACGGCGCGGGCGCGCTTTATCTCTACGTGACCCACGGCATCTTCTCCAAGGGTCTCGATGTCCTGCGGCCCTATTTCAACCATGTTTACTGCCTGCACAGCTTTCTTGCTCCCACAGAGCGCGACGATCAATTTCTTACCATGATGGAGTACCTGTATGCGTAA